One segment of Synechocystis sp. PCC 7509 DNA contains the following:
- a CDS encoding V4R domain-containing protein yields MIAIGDLLKDQPTVGNYFAPDVYITGDFESGLIENRRGDRLLALPEALIQGIYAGLEQELGSASGIVLFNCGRWWGKNFYARFGEEISEYYHKSLAEMEMVELLQCLKQCWKTHGWGIFNLELEYYQQGFLVVQNYNSPFAEAAPPSDRPVCFLEAGILSAFFSQLTGKQLHCVQTSCESLGADCNYFILGLAERLKAVEGWLAEDQDHQTIIERLKVSKATNL; encoded by the coding sequence ATGATTGCTATTGGCGATCTGCTCAAAGACCAACCTACAGTAGGTAATTACTTTGCCCCAGATGTCTACATAACTGGTGATTTTGAGTCGGGACTAATCGAAAACCGCAGAGGTGATCGCCTTTTAGCTCTACCAGAAGCTTTAATTCAAGGCATCTATGCGGGTTTAGAACAAGAATTAGGGAGCGCTAGTGGAATAGTTTTGTTTAACTGCGGTCGTTGGTGGGGCAAAAACTTTTATGCCCGTTTTGGCGAAGAAATTAGCGAATACTACCACAAATCCCTCGCCGAAATGGAAATGGTCGAACTGCTCCAATGCCTAAAACAATGTTGGAAAACTCACGGGTGGGGTATTTTTAACTTGGAACTTGAATATTATCAGCAAGGATTTTTGGTAGTCCAAAATTACAACTCTCCCTTTGCCGAAGCTGCTCCCCCTAGTGATCGCCCAGTTTGCTTTCTAGAAGCAGGCATTCTCAGCGCTTTCTTTAGCCAACTTACCGGGAAACAGCTTCATTGCGTTCAAACTTCCTGTGAGTCTTTAGGGGCAGATTGCAATTACTTTATTTTAGGCTTAGCGGAGCGGCTTAAAGCTGTAGAAGGATGGCTGGCAGAAGACCAGGATCATCAAACTATTATTGAACGGCTAAAGGTAAGTAAAGCTACCAACTTATAA
- a CDS encoding phycobilisome protein translates to MNANIQSLLYDADERYLKSGEIGALKSYTSSLSQRLETYELLRDQETTIFQPIANQLLASFPDQQHDLERSLKNWLAVLRYCTMAMLLNNSEFLERRLLEWLTDIVRVHRTQAIDTALYEGLEKQIPQILADNQYSLLQPFLAQAAASLLVTDNLAQLSK, encoded by the coding sequence ATGAACGCAAACATTCAATCATTACTCTACGATGCAGATGAACGCTACTTAAAGTCAGGGGAAATTGGCGCTCTTAAAAGTTACACATCATCTTTATCCCAGCGCCTAGAAACCTATGAATTACTGCGCGACCAAGAAACAACAATCTTTCAACCTATTGCAAACCAACTTCTTGCCAGCTTTCCTGATCAGCAGCACGATTTGGAACGCAGTTTGAAAAACTGGCTAGCAGTCCTGCGCTACTGCACGATGGCAATGCTGCTAAATAACTCGGAATTTCTAGAACGGCGACTTTTAGAATGGCTCACTGATATAGTCCGAGTCCACCGAACCCAAGCCATCGATACCGCTCTTTACGAAGGATTGGAAAAGCAGATACCACAAATACTTGCCGACAACCAATATTCATTATTGCAACCTTTCTTAGCTCAAGCGGCGGCTAGTTTGCTTGTTACAGACAACTTAGCTCAATTATCCAAATAA
- a CDS encoding V4R domain-containing protein, which produces MVVLSENKIITPKKEFKKVEHPLKHKYPQRNAHYSFTDYFHFERDRGIITDWNESRNMFASEDFIIGLIEGLEEEVGSASGVVMYNIGYQWGLRDAKFFQQWFEQEYKKTIREVNSVFMLEAWWWPFTAQGWGNWEVDMSEHKNGFMFVNIFDSAVARTLGDVGKPVCHIYAGLFAGFFSDIVKKSLSCIEIQCYSMGETYCKFLLSSQDRVEAADFWHNEGATARDIEKRLQNGERLR; this is translated from the coding sequence ATGGTTGTTCTATCCGAAAATAAAATTATTACTCCTAAAAAGGAATTCAAAAAAGTTGAACATCCTTTAAAGCACAAGTATCCCCAAAGAAACGCCCACTACAGTTTTACAGATTATTTTCATTTTGAGCGTGATCGCGGCATAATTACAGACTGGAACGAAAGCCGTAATATGTTTGCTAGTGAAGACTTTATTATTGGTTTAATTGAAGGCTTAGAGGAAGAAGTAGGCTCGGCTTCTGGTGTCGTGATGTACAATATCGGCTACCAATGGGGCTTAAGAGATGCTAAGTTTTTCCAGCAATGGTTTGAGCAAGAGTACAAAAAAACTATCCGCGAAGTAAATTCTGTCTTCATGCTAGAAGCTTGGTGGTGGCCATTTACCGCTCAAGGTTGGGGCAACTGGGAAGTAGATATGAGCGAACATAAAAATGGATTTATGTTTGTCAACATCTTTGACTCGGCGGTGGCGAGAACTTTGGGCGATGTTGGTAAACCTGTATGCCACATTTATGCTGGCTTATTTGCTGGTTTCTTTAGCGATATTGTCAAAAAATCCTTAAGTTGCATCGAAATTCAATGTTACTCAATGGGGGAAACCTACTGTAAATTCCTCCTCAGCAGCCAAGATCGAGTTGAGGCGGCCGACTTCTGGCACAACGAAGGCGCAACAGCAAGAGACATTGAAAAACGCCTGCAGAACGGAGAGCGCCTGCGATGA